From a region of the Campylobacter sp. genome:
- a CDS encoding STT3 domain-containing protein, whose product MGEEKKAFSVREINEGLDDQKGAQSMGADKAALSENFASEGNFDAEYSAGGGENFSGENAAIEGSEDTAPQSDKNSALDAKNSASKNSAHAGAKNLSDDQARAVSAKMRAQKKSKKAKKSNGRNSASVNSENSAGANSTNSNLKGAANSTSKNSTNKNSAGAANSTNKNSAKAANLAKFKNANSTSTLNSTNGINSDNSKSPTTENSQNYKNQSAGALPARRRIFGFIKNYEFSKHILLMILFAFAFSVAFRMWWVHWASGFPNYFFWDGELMINTNDGYAFAEGARDRLAGFHQPNDLSYFSAPLSIVTAFLAEILPFKIETIFVYLPALFSSLIVVPILLISSEFRCMRAGFIGALVASVANSYYNRTMAGYYDTDMLNIVLAMCILWALIRICTRGSRSTLFWLGAFTIFYMWWYPSSFSLNSMMLAVFFAYTLIFKRKSAVNYEAMIIFLIVLCSTPLVAKILISLALFWLFAFRGKLLNFKILAIIGALAVVFFVANGGLSPIIFQAKFYIFRSFADNADTAFHFFNVNQTIQESGIVPTNIFMERISSHVAVFVIAAIGYVVLCFRHKEFLLSIPLLLLGFAANKAGLRFTIYAVGVMGLSFGYILYFCVKRLDLPKIAGRAILLILTALAIYPAWQHIVSYKVDTVFYQSEVRVLDELKDKAQREDYALSWWDYGYGIRYYSDVKTLIDGGKHLGNDNFPVSFALFRDQMSSANMARLDVEYTERGYSEKIPNKLKQILKDYNATDVNDFILSLGLADFKPPRPTRDIYYILPDRMMNIFPVVTQFSNIDITDGKQLSELFFITSDRFVQDQSGVHMDNGFSISSSLLNLEYSGRKFAINTFYETSYDANGKLSVKEFNMDSSAQFYVIFMRDYGRFLLLDKTMLNSSYIQLFVFERYRPELFEPVILSPAVKVYKLKR is encoded by the coding sequence GTGGGTGAAGAAAAAAAGGCTTTTAGCGTTAGAGAGATCAACGAAGGATTGGACGATCAAAAAGGCGCGCAATCAATGGGTGCTGACAAAGCTGCCTTAAGCGAAAATTTTGCTAGTGAGGGAAATTTTGACGCAGAGTATTCCGCAGGCGGCGGTGAGAATTTTAGCGGCGAAAATGCCGCAATTGAGGGTAGCGAGGATACCGCGCCTCAGAGCGATAAAAATTCCGCGCTTGATGCAAAAAATTCTGCGAGCAAAAATTCCGCGCACGCCGGCGCTAAAAATTTAAGCGACGATCAAGCGCGCGCTGTTTCTGCAAAAATGCGAGCACAAAAAAAATCCAAAAAGGCTAAAAAATCAAACGGACGAAATTCCGCCTCGGTAAATTCTGAAAATTCCGCAGGCGCAAATTCTACAAACTCAAATTTGAAAGGCGCTGCGAATTCCACGAGCAAAAATTCTACAAATAAAAATTCCGCTGGCGCTGCGAACTCTACAAATAAAAATTCCGCAAAAGCCGCTAATTTGGCTAAATTTAAAAATGCGAATTCCACAAGCACTTTAAATTCTACAAACGGTATAAATTCTGATAATTCTAAAAGCCCCACAACGGAAAATTCCCAGAATTATAAAAATCAGTCAGCTGGCGCACTCCCTGCTAGGCGCAGAATTTTTGGCTTCATAAAAAATTATGAGTTTTCCAAGCATATTTTGCTGATGATTTTGTTCGCATTTGCCTTTAGCGTGGCGTTTCGCATGTGGTGGGTGCACTGGGCGAGCGGCTTTCCGAATTACTTTTTTTGGGACGGCGAGCTGATGATAAACACCAACGACGGCTACGCCTTCGCAGAGGGCGCGCGCGACCGACTCGCCGGCTTTCATCAGCCCAACGATCTTAGCTACTTTAGTGCACCACTTTCGATCGTGACGGCGTTTTTGGCTGAAATTTTGCCCTTTAAAATCGAGACGATATTCGTTTATCTGCCGGCTTTGTTTAGCTCGCTCATCGTAGTGCCGATCTTGCTCATCTCAAGTGAGTTTCGCTGCATGCGCGCGGGCTTCATCGGCGCGCTTGTCGCGAGCGTGGCGAATAGTTACTACAACCGCACTATGGCGGGGTATTACGACACCGATATGCTAAATATCGTGCTTGCGATGTGTATTTTGTGGGCGCTCATCCGCATTTGCACGCGCGGCTCGCGCAGCACGCTGTTTTGGCTGGGCGCGTTTACGATATTTTATATGTGGTGGTATCCCTCCAGCTTTTCGCTAAATTCCATGATGCTCGCCGTATTTTTTGCCTATACGCTGATTTTTAAGCGAAAAAGTGCGGTAAATTACGAAGCGATGATCATCTTTTTGATTGTGCTTTGCTCCACGCCTTTGGTAGCTAAAATTTTAATCTCGCTTGCGCTATTTTGGCTCTTTGCGTTTAGAGGAAAGCTATTAAATTTTAAAATTTTAGCGATTATCGGCGCACTTGCCGTAGTCTTTTTCGTCGCAAACGGAGGTCTTAGCCCGATAATCTTTCAGGCGAAATTTTATATCTTCCGCTCCTTTGCGGACAATGCCGATACGGCATTTCATTTTTTTAACGTCAATCAAACAATCCAAGAATCAGGCATCGTGCCAACTAATATCTTTATGGAGCGCATCAGCTCACACGTCGCGGTTTTCGTGATCGCAGCGATCGGATACGTAGTACTTTGCTTTAGACATAAGGAATTTTTACTCTCGATCCCGCTTTTGCTTTTGGGCTTTGCGGCGAACAAGGCAGGCCTTAGATTTACGATCTACGCAGTGGGCGTGATGGGGTTAAGTTTCGGATATATTTTGTATTTTTGCGTAAAGCGCTTGGATCTGCCAAAGATCGCGGGGCGCGCGATACTGCTTATTTTGACGGCGCTTGCCATTTACCCCGCATGGCAGCACATAGTTTCGTACAAGGTCGATACGGTCTTTTATCAAAGCGAGGTGCGGGTGCTTGACGAGCTTAAAGATAAAGCGCAGCGCGAGGATTACGCGCTTTCGTGGTGGGACTATGGATACGGCATACGCTATTACAGCGACGTAAAGACTCTCATCGACGGCGGCAAACACCTCGGCAACGATAATTTTCCCGTTAGTTTCGCACTTTTTAGAGATCAGATGAGCTCTGCGAATATGGCGCGCCTGGATGTCGAATACACCGAGCGCGGATATAGTGAAAAAATTCCAAACAAGCTAAAGCAAATTTTAAAAGACTATAACGCGACTGATGTAAATGATTTTATCTTAAGCTTGGGACTGGCTGATTTTAAGCCGCCAAGGCCTACGCGCGACATCTACTACATCTTGCCCGATCGTATGATGAATATCTTTCCCGTCGTCACGCAGTTTTCAAATATCGACATCACCGACGGCAAGCAGCTAAGTGAGCTGTTTTTCATAACGAGCGATAGGTTTGTTCAGGATCAAAGCGGCGTGCATATGGACAACGGCTTTTCGATCTCGTCTAGCCTTTTAAATTTAGAATATAGCGGCAGAAAATTCGCGATCAATACCTTTTACGAAACGAGCTACGACGCGAATGGCAAGCTTTCGGTAAAAGAGTTTAATATGGACAGCAGCGCGCAATTTTACGTGATTTTCATGCGCGATTACGGGCGATTTTTGCTGCTAGATAAGACGATGCTAAACTCAAGCTACATTCAGCTTTTTGTATTTGAAAGATATAGGCCTGAGCTATTCGAGCCTGTGATCTTAAGCCCTGCTGTGAAAGTTTATAAATTAAAGCGCTAG
- a CDS encoding glycosyltransferase produces the protein MKKLSVFIYSMAGGGAERVVSNLLGELTARYEVHLVLMNERIFYEIPSGVQIHFIEKSAPFENGLLKLAKLPFLALRYKKLCERLGIDIHFVWMNRPCYVAALARVYGLRGTMIFNECSTPSVLYKEPSFKSKISKLLLRKLYPKADFIFPNSLGNLRDLADNFGIDERKMSVLYNAIDLDEIGRKAKEQVAQERPFFLSVGRLDAGKNHALLIRAYANLKNNDKDLLILGDGVLRAELEALIEELGLIGRVKLLGFDANPYKYMARCYAFVFVSLFEGFSNALIEALACGKLVISSDHQSGARELLGQSEWGVLVGVNDLESTQAAIQKALDDENYVKFYEKKAKIKASFFDKKRIASELIAKIEQIDEGK, from the coding sequence ATGAAGAAATTAAGCGTTTTTATCTATTCGATGGCAGGAGGCGGCGCCGAGCGCGTCGTAAGCAACCTCTTAGGCGAGCTTACGGCACGCTACGAGGTGCATCTGGTGCTGATGAATGAGAGGATTTTTTATGAAATTCCAAGCGGCGTGCAGATCCATTTCATCGAAAAATCAGCCCCTTTTGAAAATGGACTGCTGAAGCTCGCAAAGCTGCCGTTTTTGGCGCTTAGGTACAAAAAACTATGCGAGCGCCTGGGCATCGACATCCACTTCGTTTGGATGAACCGCCCTTGTTACGTGGCGGCGCTGGCGCGAGTTTACGGGCTACGCGGCACTATGATTTTTAACGAATGCTCGACGCCGTCGGTGCTGTATAAAGAGCCGAGCTTTAAATCCAAAATTTCAAAGCTTCTGCTGCGCAAGCTCTATCCGAAGGCCGATTTTATCTTTCCGAACTCGCTTGGAAATTTGCGCGATCTGGCGGATAATTTCGGAATTGACGAGCGCAAGATGAGCGTGCTATACAACGCGATCGATCTTGATGAGATCGGTCGCAAAGCAAAGGAGCAGGTCGCGCAGGAGCGGCCGTTTTTCCTAAGCGTCGGCAGGCTCGATGCGGGCAAAAACCACGCACTTTTGATCCGCGCGTATGCAAATTTAAAAAATAATGACAAAGACCTGCTGATCTTGGGCGACGGCGTGCTGCGAGCCGAGCTTGAGGCCCTGATAGAGGAGCTGGGCTTAATCGGTCGCGTAAAACTTTTGGGCTTTGACGCAAATCCGTATAAGTATATGGCTAGATGCTATGCGTTCGTCTTCGTAAGCCTTTTTGAGGGGTTTTCAAACGCTCTCATCGAGGCTCTTGCGTGCGGCAAGCTCGTGATTTCAAGCGATCATCAAAGCGGCGCGCGCGAGCTTTTGGGGCAGAGCGAATGGGGCGTGCTAGTAGGCGTAAACGATCTAGAAAGCACCCAAGCGGCGATTCAAAAAGCGCTGGATGATGAAAATTATGTAAAATTTTATGAGAAAAAGGCTAAAATTAAAGCCTCGTTTTTCGATAAAAAACGGATAGCAAGCGAGCTGATCGCAAAAATAGAACAAATCGACGAAGGAAAATAG